A single window of Bos javanicus breed banteng chromosome 19, ARS-OSU_banteng_1.0, whole genome shotgun sequence DNA harbors:
- the LOC133232604 gene encoding LOW QUALITY PROTEIN: FMR1-interacting protein NUFIP2-like (The sequence of the model RefSeq protein was modified relative to this genomic sequence to represent the inferred CDS: deleted 1 base in 1 codon; substituted 1 base at 1 genomic stop codon): protein MEEKPGQPQSQHHHSHHHPHHHPQQQQQPHHHHHYYFYNHSHNHHHHHHHQQPHQYLQHGAEGSPKAQPKPLKHEQKRPPAAPGNAEELNGNAGEREMSLKSLGSEEATNPISRVLNGNQQVVDTNLKQSVKSSTFGKAGIKTRNFIQKNSMDKKNGKSYENKSGENQSIDKTDTVAIPNGVVTNNSGYITNGYMGKGADNDGSRSESGYTTPKKRKARRNSAKGCENLNLVQDKIMQQETNVPTLKQGLETFKPDYSEQKGNRVDGSKPIWKXETGPGGTSRGKPAMGDMLRKSSDIKPGVSSKKFDDRPKGKHTSAVASKEDSWTLFKPPPVFPVDNSSAKIVPKISYASKVKENLNKTVQNSSVSPSSSSSSSSSTGETQTQASSRLSQVPMSALKSVTSANFSNGPVLAGTDASVYSPGGQPLLTTAANTLTPISSGTDSVLQDMTLTSAGVEQIKSSLFIYTSNMQTVLLSTAQVDLPSQTDQQNLGDIFQNQWGLSFINEPSAGPETVTGKSSDHKVMEVTFQGEYPATLVSQGAEIIPSGTEHPVFPKAYELEKRTSPQVLGSILKSGTTNESGALSLEPSHIGDLQKADTSSQGALVFLSKDYETENQNPLASPTNTLLGSAKEQRYQRGLERNDSWGSFDLRAAIGYHTKEMESVWNLQKQDPKRIITYNEAMGSPDQ, encoded by the exons ATGGAGGAGAAGCCCGGCCAGCCACAGTCTCAGCACCATCACAGCCACCACCATCCGCACCATcacccccagcagcagcagcagccgcaccaccatcaccattattATTTCTACAACCACAGCcacaaccaccatcaccaccaccatcaccagcagCCTCACCAATACCTGCAGCATGGAGCCGAGGGCAGCCCCAAGGCCCAGCCAAAGCCGCTGAAACATGAGCAGAAACGCCCTCCAGCAGCACCAGGAAACGCCGAAGAACTAAATGGTAATgctggagaaagagaaatgtcTTTAAAGAGCCTGGGTTCTGAGGAAGCTACCAACCCTATTTCCAGGGTCCTCAATGGCAACCAACAAGTTGTAGACACTAATCTGAAGCAGAGTGTAAAGTCCAGCACCTTTGGGAAAGCAGGAATTAAAACCAGgaattttattcagaaaaacaGTATGGACAAGAAGAATGGGAAGTCTTATGAAAATAAATCTGGAGAGAACCAATCTATAGACAAGACTGATACTGTAGCAATTCCAAATGGTGTTGTAACAAATAATTCTGGCTATATTACTAATGGTTATATGGGCAAAGGAGCAGATAATGATGGTAGTAGATCTGAGAGCGGATATACCACTCCTAAAAAAAGGAAAGCTAGGCGCAATAGCGCCAAGGGTTGTGAAAACCTTAATTTAGTGCAGGACAAAATAATGCAACAAGAGACCAATGTCCCAACCTTAAAACAGGGACTTGAAACTTTCAAGCCTGACTACAGTGAACAAAAGGGAAATCGAGTAGATGGTTCAAAGCCTATTTGGAAGTAGGAAACTGGGCCTGGAGGAACAAGTCGAGGAAAACCTGCTATGGGTGATATGCTGAGGAAAAGCTCTGATATTAAGCCTGGTGTGAGCAGCAAAAAGTTTGATGACCGGCCCAAAGGAAAGCATACTTCTGCTGTTGCCTCCAAAGAGGACTCGTGGACCCTGTTTAAGCCACCCccagtttttccagtggacaaTAGCAGTGCTAAAATCGTTCCTAAAATAAGTTATGCAAGCAAAGTTAAGGAAAACCTCAACAAAACTGTACAGAACTCTTCTGTGTCACCATCTTCATCTTCATCTTCCTCATCATCTACTGGGGAAACTCAGACCCAAGCTTCAAGTCGATTATCCCAGGTCCCTATGTCAGCGCTGAAATCTGTTACTTCGGCCAACTTTTCTAATGGGCCAGTTTTAGCAGGGACTGATGCAAGTGTGTATTCTCCAGGGGGTCAGCCACTGCTAACTACTGCTGCTAATACTCTAACACCCATCTCTTCTGGGACTGATTCAGTTCTCCAAGACATGACTCTGACTTCAGCAGGTGTTGAACAAATTAAGTCCAGCCTTTTTATCTATACTTCAAATATGCAAACTGTGCTGTTGAGCACAGCTCAAGTGGATCTACCCTCTCAGACAGATCAGCAAAACCTGGGGGATATCTTCCAGAATCAGTGGGGTTTATCATTTATCAATGAACCCAGTGCTGGCCCCGAAACTGTTACTGGGAAGTCATCAGATCATAAAGTGATGGAGGTGACATTTCAAGGGGAATATCCTGCCACTTTGGTTTCACAGGGTGCTGAAATAATCCCCTCAGGAACTGAGCATCCTGTGTTTCCCAAGGCATATGAGCTGGAA AAACGGACTAGTCCTCAAGTTCTGGGTAGCATTCTAAAATCTGGGACTACTAATGAGAGTGGAGCCTTATCCTTGGAACCCAGTCATATAGGTGACCTGCAAAAAGCAGACACCAGTAGTCAAGGTGCTTTAGTGTTTCTCTCAAAGGACTATGAGACAGAAAATCAAAATCCTCTGGCGTCTCCTACGAACACTTTGTTAGGCTCCGCCAAAGAACAGAGATACCAGAGAGGCCTAGAAAGGAATGATAGCTGGGGTTCTTTTGACCTGAGGGCTGCTATTGGATATCACACTAAAGAAATGGAATCTGTTTGGAATTTGCAGAAGCAAGATCCCAAAAGGATAATCACTTACAATGAAGCCATGGGTAGTCCAGATCAATGA